The Polypterus senegalus isolate Bchr_013 chromosome 1, ASM1683550v1, whole genome shotgun sequence genome includes a window with the following:
- the polr2d gene encoding DNA-directed RNA polymerase II subunit RPB4, translating into MAAGGAPGTGLVGDVEEDASQLLFPKEFENAETLLNSEVHMLLEHRKQQNESAEDEQELSEVFMKTLNYTARFSRFKNRETIASVRSLLLQKKLHKFELASLANLCPEAAEEAKALIPSLEGRFEDEELQQILDDIQTKRSFQY; encoded by the exons ATGGCGGCAGGAGGTGCTCCTGGTACTGGACTGGTGGGTGATGTGGAAGAGGATGCGTCTCAACTTCTTTTTCCGAAAG AATTTGAGAATGCAGAAACTCTACTAAACTCTGAAGTTCATATGCTACTAGAGCACCGCAAGCAGCAGAATGAGAGTGCTGAGGATGAACAGGAGCTGTCTGAAGTCTTCATGAAAACATTAAACTATACAGCCCGTTTTAGCCGCTTCAAGAATCGTGAGACTATTGCCAGTGTCCGCAG CTTGCTGCTCCAAAAAAAACTGCACAAGTTTGAGCTGGCCAGTTTGGCTAACTTGTGTCCAGAGGCTGCTGAGGAGGCCAAAGCACTCATTCCCAG CTTGGAAGGTCGCTTTGAAGATGAAGAGCTTCAACAAATCCTGGATGATATTCAAACAAAAAGGAGTTTTCAGTATTAG